One genomic window of Lytechinus variegatus isolate NC3 chromosome 1, Lvar_3.0, whole genome shotgun sequence includes the following:
- the LOC121426079 gene encoding 72 kDa type IV collagenase-like, whose protein sequence is MEKYKYLEDLTPPSQLVASRDDMQRSSQTYTTTPSKKRVMSKLDQLQTYLRVPVTGRIDEATIEAMRRPRCGRADPDIAELNETENEGEIDVQEEENSGRRKKQKRRRHKRYALAGDRWSKKHITYRIDNYPTSVWIPRKKVQDSISRALQMWSDVTPLEFRMLDDWDIDDEDADIYVSFSKYRHGDPYPFDGPDGTIAHAYLPNGQFGDLDGDVHFDDSEYFSYDGESGYNLFKVAAHELGHSLGLEHSHTMGSIMVPDYAGFKGDDNEFKLGDDDIRAIQVLYGDPSIPRYKGNPRAECNKAFDATALIDGTLFVFRDRRFWRLKKIGKIMSPKKGEKIARRFPKMPHKIDTVYQRKDGHIVALKGHLMWIYKGKTLLPGFPRSVRTRNMPGRVDAALHFRAYNKTYFFRGPYVWRYDEKREYVDGGFPRLTKDVFAGVQTPVNAAFQYTDKNLYFLQRKKYQKYSTEHRSADPGYPRYFGEDFIMCTTKNYKSDKSKQAKVKQ, encoded by the exons ATGGAAAAGTACAAATATCTGGAGGACCTAACTCCACCTAGTCAGCTGGTCGCATCTCGCGACGATATGCAGCGGTCGTCGCAGACGTACACGACCACGCCAAGCAAGAAACGGGTGATGTCCAAACTAGATCAACTCCAGACGTACCTCCGTGTCCCCGTCACCGGGCGCATCGACGAAGCCACGATCGAAGCGATGCGACGACCACGATGCGGCCGAGCCGATCCGGACATCGCCGAGCTGAACGAAACGGAGAACGAAGGTGAAATTGATGTGCAGGAAGAAGAAAATAGTGGAAGACGGAAGAAGCAGAAAAGACGGCGACATAAACGATATGCACTCGCAGGCGATAGATGGAGTAAGAAGCATATTACATACAG AATTGATAACTACCCGACCAGTGTTTGGATCCCACGAAAGAAGGTCCAGGACTCTATCTCGAGAGCGCTCCAGATGTGGAGCGACGTCACCCCTCTCGAGTTCCGTATGCTCGACGACTGGGACATCGATGACGAGGACGCCGACATCTATGTCTCCTTCTCCAAGTACCGCCACGGCGACCCGTATCCATTCGATGGGCCGGACGGCACCATTGCCCACGCCTATCTGCCGAATGGACAATTCGGCGACCTCGACGGCGATGTCCATTTCGATGACTCGGAGTACTTCTCTTATGATGGCGAATCGG GCTATAATCTATTTAAAGTGGCAGCCCACGAACTTGGACATAGCCTCGGCCTTGAACATTCGCACACCATGGGTTCGATCATGGTTCCAGACTACGCGGGTTTTAAGGGCGATGATAACGAATTCAAGTTGGGCGATGACGACATTAGGGCGATTCAAGTACTATACG GTGATCCCAGTATACCTCGTTATAAAGGCAATCCAAGAGCTGAGTGCAACAAGGCATTCGACGCCACAGCGCTAATAGATGGGACATTATTTGTATTCAGA GATCGACGTTTCTGGCGATTGAAGAAGATCGGAAAAATAATGTCACcaaagaaaggagagaaaatagCGCGGAGATTTCCCAAAATGCCGCATAAAATAGACACCGTTTACCAAAGAAAAGATGGTCATATTGTAGCTCTTAAAG GTCATTTGATGTGGATTTATAAGGGTAAGACATTGTTACCCGGTTTCCCGCGCTCTGTCCGGACCCGGAACATGCCGGGTCGCGTGGATGCCGCTCTCCACTTCCGGGCCTACAACAAAACTTATTTCTTCCGGGGGCCATACGTTTGGCGCTATGATGAAAAGAGAGAATACGTTGATGGTGGATTTCCGAGATTGACGAAAGATGTCTTCGCGGGGGTTCAGACGCCCGTCAATGCAGCGTTCCAATATACTGATA AAAATCTTTATTTCCTCCAACGTAAGAAGTACCAAAAATACAGCACAGAACACCGAAGCGCCGATCCCGGATATCCGCGGTACTTTGGCGAGGATTTCATCATGTGCACAACCAAAAACTATAAGTCTGATAAATCTAAACAGGCCAAAGTCAAACAATGA